The proteins below come from a single Streptomyces sp. SS1-1 genomic window:
- a CDS encoding SsgA family sporulation/cell division regulator, translated as MRMQYEAHDPYAVRATFYLDGSPATAVEWALSRDVLAEGLKHHAGHGDLRVWPGTGPEPDVLYIALGPVWKSALVEAPYRDVEQFLGRTQQLVPLGTEHEQFDIEAVLARLLSN; from the coding sequence ATGCGCATGCAGTATGAGGCCCACGATCCCTATGCCGTCCGTGCGACCTTCTACCTGGACGGCAGTCCAGCCACCGCAGTGGAATGGGCTCTTAGCCGCGACGTACTGGCCGAAGGACTGAAACATCACGCCGGCCATGGCGATCTGCGGGTATGGCCGGGGACCGGCCCGGAACCGGACGTGCTGTACATCGCTCTCGGTCCGGTGTGGAAATCGGCACTAGTCGAGGCCCCTTACCGGGATGTGGAGCAATTCCTGGGCCGAACGCAGCAACTGGTCCCTCTGGGCACCGAGCATGAGCAGTTCGATATCGAGGCCGTGCTTGCCCGCCTGCTGTCGAACTGA